In one Brevibacterium sp. CBA3109 genomic region, the following are encoded:
- a CDS encoding GNAT family N-acetyltransferase, translated as MPIRDLTDGDDLRLNEVFADADTPAAHMARSLFRPSSDSPLLRSVIAEVVPGVPVGAAAIAQSPLHPYRAWVHVEVASEEQGHGQGRELFEAVCAETVGTTLEGLDLRTRVQAGSPGAGFAQALGFAPLTTTRVIKVAAGALPPSGGGRAEDLEIVATGSVKLTKAFLAWYTAVNKDDAVGPLTIGQVNNAFLSEAAGAHGAALLNGEAGAAADAGLSAFAVSYAREAEQTGVDITDAMPAPGDDEEAPTELIIGSMFETRDEAADTTSELFTAAIADAELLLARLSVDADVVLEVTSGMPVVSALADRLVEAGQASELYRYETLTGPPAQTH; from the coding sequence ATGCCGATCAGAGACCTGACCGATGGTGACGACCTGCGGTTGAACGAGGTGTTCGCCGACGCCGATACGCCGGCCGCCCACATGGCCAGGTCACTTTTCCGTCCGTCCTCGGACTCGCCCCTGCTGCGATCCGTCATCGCCGAGGTGGTCCCTGGGGTTCCTGTCGGTGCCGCCGCGATCGCGCAGTCCCCACTCCACCCCTACCGGGCGTGGGTCCACGTCGAAGTTGCGAGCGAGGAACAAGGACATGGTCAGGGACGGGAACTCTTCGAAGCCGTGTGCGCTGAGACCGTCGGAACCACCCTGGAAGGACTTGACCTGCGCACACGTGTGCAGGCCGGCAGCCCGGGCGCCGGCTTCGCGCAGGCGCTCGGGTTCGCACCGCTGACGACGACCAGGGTGATCAAGGTCGCAGCCGGTGCGTTGCCACCCAGCGGTGGCGGACGAGCCGAGGACCTTGAGATCGTGGCGACCGGATCGGTGAAGCTGACGAAGGCGTTCCTGGCCTGGTACACGGCCGTGAACAAGGACGACGCGGTGGGACCGCTGACGATCGGTCAGGTCAACAACGCGTTTCTCTCCGAAGCCGCCGGCGCCCATGGTGCCGCGCTGCTCAACGGTGAAGCCGGTGCCGCCGCCGATGCCGGACTGAGCGCCTTCGCCGTCTCCTACGCGCGGGAGGCCGAGCAGACGGGCGTCGATATCACGGATGCGATGCCCGCCCCAGGTGATGACGAGGAAGCACCCACCGAACTCATCATCGGGTCGATGTTCGAAACCCGTGACGAGGCCGCCGACACCACGAGCGAGCTGTTCACAGCAGCGATCGCCGATGCCGAACTCCTCCTCGCCCGGCTCTCCGTCGATGCCGACGTGGTGCTTGAGGTCACGAGCGGCATGCCAGTTGTTTCGGCACTGGCCGACCGGCTCGTGGAAGCGGGCCAGGCGAGCGAACTCTACCGTTATGAAACGCTCACGGGACCGCCTGCCCAGACGCACTGA
- a CDS encoding FtsK/SpoIIIE domain-containing protein, which translates to MAPAPIDDPRPAKPPQWWAFLIPIAIGGVLAVVTGMWWFLLFSVSAPISGYVSHVMEKRRYARDCAQCVIDRRAAIETARRRLATLVAEHRRRLQIGSGLCLGFGSVRSPITIADELCEGTDHLEGTVIIDDVPLRIDPSTTSVTVTGDYEQLRRMALSWLADPTYDWRPCPDLLRLPELQGRRFDHEGPTESMIGVSMSGQSSATTLHVHAPAPTTSISLSLGALAQARTVDSSAADDPAPGRTFVAALMPPGRFLTLEHRQEGRTGGEHLPNHGLGDLYDDAPQAIGNRWARHASGPVTIGRGKDGDIALDLFNDGPHALVAGTTGSGKSILLQTWLLALALEHPPRRLAFVLIDFKGGATFASLEDLPHTDSVLDDFDSAGAFRALVSIRAEITRRERLLADHGCSDVLELDDPPPRLVVVIDEFHALMATHPKAADLLEHLTALGRSLGVHLILATQRPLGVVTGQIKANINIRVCLRVREEADSFDVIGVNDAAHLPPDRPGAACLDSGSSMVEFRVAAPTSASASTAVRHRPRLRPWEPGRGLPTQHSVNGIRVGNLQQADSETCDRSQRSPHPRRRVVLPPLPDVEKIPAQLSSRTGDGVPTVTGLVDIPSHQRQSEWTYSPDVDGSTIVVGTDPIVVSSVLRRMAASATSTHRVVALGRIAESLEWAEVTCGMDTGWRFHTILDHLHRGPAAGNQPATIVVCSNWNEFIDSMDHQMAAEAERLLKHGSGLGLTFLLAGCRAATSTSANFTSQVIFPPGAGGDGLSVGLSRQRFVGVWPEYRAVLVGPSAQEAGGDGADVQLVPHRQSCAGEAGGDDRQGGFEPRWRGLKAVPGHAQSDPTSTSIPLGIDPFGELVVWDPARDGQVLSVRGSPQSGKSQTATMLQETSSAAAMNTIHGLAIDDDAHLDTNPDAFDLLDGGLHVVTMPVRFTPGYGSPLAKAQGLGPMLIIGAHSRQDLSNLGLLRLPPLDGDPGTAWFVTEQRTQAVRLFSPQRSALLSSGPRFSASGQAVP; encoded by the coding sequence GTGGCGCCTGCACCCATCGACGATCCTCGCCCGGCGAAACCTCCCCAATGGTGGGCGTTCCTCATCCCCATCGCCATCGGAGGAGTACTCGCAGTCGTCACTGGGATGTGGTGGTTCCTCCTCTTCAGCGTGTCCGCGCCCATCTCCGGATATGTCTCCCATGTCATGGAGAAGCGTCGGTACGCACGCGATTGCGCCCAATGCGTCATCGACCGCCGGGCAGCGATTGAGACAGCGCGGCGACGGCTGGCCACTCTGGTCGCCGAGCACAGGCGCCGGCTGCAGATCGGTTCGGGTCTATGCCTGGGCTTCGGATCTGTTCGCAGCCCCATCACGATCGCCGATGAACTCTGCGAGGGCACCGATCACCTCGAGGGAACGGTCATCATCGACGATGTGCCGCTTCGCATCGACCCGAGCACAACCTCGGTGACGGTCACCGGCGACTACGAGCAGCTGCGCCGCATGGCCCTGTCCTGGCTGGCCGACCCCACCTACGACTGGCGTCCTTGTCCCGACCTGCTCCGGCTTCCGGAACTGCAGGGAAGGCGCTTCGACCACGAAGGCCCGACTGAGTCGATGATTGGGGTGAGCATGTCCGGCCAGAGTTCGGCGACGACGCTGCATGTGCACGCACCTGCACCCACCACATCGATCTCGCTGTCATTGGGCGCTCTGGCCCAGGCGCGCACCGTCGACTCATCGGCAGCCGACGACCCGGCGCCGGGCAGAACCTTCGTAGCCGCTCTGATGCCGCCTGGCCGGTTCCTCACTCTCGAACACCGCCAGGAGGGCAGAACAGGAGGCGAGCATCTGCCGAACCACGGTCTGGGCGACCTCTATGATGACGCGCCACAGGCCATTGGCAACCGCTGGGCGCGACATGCTTCCGGGCCGGTGACGATTGGGCGCGGAAAAGACGGGGACATCGCCCTCGACCTCTTCAACGACGGCCCCCACGCCCTCGTGGCGGGAACGACCGGCAGCGGGAAATCCATTCTGCTCCAGACCTGGCTGCTCGCACTGGCCCTGGAACACCCACCTCGGCGGTTGGCATTCGTCCTCATCGACTTCAAAGGCGGGGCGACATTTGCCTCACTGGAGGATCTGCCGCACACGGACAGCGTCCTTGATGATTTCGATTCGGCCGGCGCCTTCCGCGCATTGGTCTCCATCCGTGCCGAGATCACCCGACGCGAACGGCTCCTGGCCGACCACGGATGCTCCGATGTCCTCGAACTCGACGATCCCCCGCCGAGGCTGGTCGTCGTCATCGACGAATTCCACGCACTCATGGCCACCCATCCGAAGGCAGCTGATCTGCTGGAGCACCTGACAGCGCTGGGTCGATCCTTGGGCGTGCATCTGATACTCGCCACGCAGCGCCCGCTCGGCGTCGTCACCGGGCAGATTAAAGCCAACATCAATATCAGGGTGTGTCTGCGCGTGCGCGAGGAGGCCGACTCATTCGACGTCATCGGAGTCAACGATGCTGCACATCTGCCGCCCGACAGACCCGGTGCAGCCTGCCTCGATTCGGGTTCGTCGATGGTGGAGTTTCGGGTTGCAGCCCCAACCTCTGCTTCCGCCTCCACCGCGGTGCGCCATCGACCTCGTCTGCGACCATGGGAACCCGGTCGTGGTCTTCCCACCCAACACAGTGTCAACGGCATCCGTGTCGGCAATCTCCAGCAAGCAGATTCTGAGACCTGCGACCGGTCTCAGCGCTCGCCTCATCCACGTCGTCGGGTGGTTCTCCCGCCCCTTCCCGACGTCGAGAAGATCCCCGCGCAACTGTCATCGCGAACCGGCGACGGTGTCCCCACAGTCACTGGGCTTGTCGACATTCCCAGTCATCAGAGGCAGAGCGAATGGACGTACTCCCCGGACGTTGATGGCTCGACCATCGTCGTCGGGACCGATCCGATTGTCGTCTCGTCAGTGTTGAGGCGAATGGCGGCCAGTGCCACTTCGACTCACCGGGTCGTGGCTCTGGGGCGCATCGCAGAGTCCTTGGAGTGGGCCGAGGTCACGTGCGGAATGGACACCGGGTGGCGATTCCACACGATTCTCGACCATCTGCATCGAGGACCTGCCGCAGGAAACCAGCCGGCCACGATCGTCGTGTGCAGCAATTGGAACGAGTTCATCGACTCCATGGACCACCAAATGGCCGCTGAGGCGGAGCGGCTGCTCAAGCACGGGTCCGGATTGGGGCTGACGTTTCTGCTGGCCGGGTGCCGAGCAGCCACGAGCACAAGCGCCAATTTCACATCACAGGTGATATTCCCGCCTGGCGCGGGAGGTGATGGGCTCAGCGTCGGACTGTCCAGGCAGCGGTTCGTCGGGGTGTGGCCGGAGTACAGAGCAGTGCTCGTCGGCCCCAGTGCGCAGGAGGCCGGTGGTGACGGTGCCGATGTGCAGTTGGTGCCGCACCGACAGAGCTGCGCTGGTGAGGCCGGCGGCGATGACAGGCAGGGCGGCTTCGAACCACGGTGGCGTGGACTTAAGGCTGTGCCGGGGCACGCCCAGTCGGATCCGACGAGCACGTCGATCCCGCTCGGAATCGACCCCTTCGGCGAACTCGTCGTCTGGGATCCGGCCCGTGACGGACAGGTTCTCAGTGTCCGTGGATCACCGCAGAGTGGGAAGAGTCAGACCGCAACCATGCTGCAGGAGACGTCCTCAGCAGCAGCAATGAATACCATCCACGGCCTCGCGATCGACGACGATGCACATCTGGACACGAACCCGGATGCCTTCGATCTCCTCGATGGCGGACTGCATGTGGTGACGATGCCGGTGCGGTTCACTCCCGGCTACGGCTCCCCTTTGGCCAAGGCACAGGGCCTGGGCCCGATGCTGATCATCGGCGCCCACAGTCGGCAGGATCTCAGCAATCTGGGTCTGCTCAGACTGCCACCACTCGATGGGGATCCGGGGACCGCATGGTTCGTCACCGAGCAGAGAACTCAGGCAGTGAGGCTCTTCTCACCGCAACGCTCCGCTCTCCTCAGCAGCGGTCCGAGGTTCAGTGCGTCTGGGCAGGCGGTCCCGTGA
- a CDS encoding purine-nucleoside phosphorylase, producing MTDLSDPTAAARAAATTINSKAGIESHDIALVLGSGWGGAAELLGETISEISAAEVPGFHAPAVEGHGATLRTIRIEANGKHALVLGSRTHYYEGKGVRAVAHGVRTAAAAGCESLVLTNGCGGLNRNWAAGTPVLISDHLNLTGTSPIEGANFVDLTDLYSPRMRAIAKEVDPSLDEGVYAQFRGPHYETPAEVRMAGILGADLVGMSTSLEAIAARQAGMELMGISLVTNLAAGIQETPLSHAEVIEAGVAAAPRISGLLADIVAKL from the coding sequence ATGACTGACTTAAGCGATCCTACCGCCGCCGCCCGCGCCGCGGCCACGACCATCAACTCCAAAGCCGGCATCGAATCCCATGACATTGCTCTCGTCCTCGGCTCGGGCTGGGGTGGAGCAGCGGAGCTCCTCGGCGAGACGATCAGCGAAATCTCCGCCGCCGAGGTTCCCGGGTTCCATGCTCCCGCCGTCGAAGGCCATGGCGCCACCCTGCGCACGATCCGGATCGAGGCCAACGGCAAGCACGCCCTCGTCCTGGGATCTCGCACCCACTACTACGAGGGCAAGGGAGTGCGCGCCGTGGCCCACGGGGTCCGCACCGCCGCTGCCGCCGGATGTGAGAGCCTCGTGCTCACCAACGGCTGCGGAGGACTCAACCGCAATTGGGCCGCTGGCACCCCGGTCCTCATCTCCGACCACCTCAACCTCACCGGCACCTCCCCCATCGAGGGCGCGAACTTCGTTGACCTCACCGACCTCTATTCCCCCCGGATGCGGGCCATCGCCAAAGAGGTCGATCCGAGCCTCGACGAAGGCGTCTATGCCCAGTTCCGCGGACCTCACTATGAAACTCCAGCCGAGGTGCGCATGGCCGGGATCCTCGGCGCAGACCTCGTCGGAATGTCCACCTCTTTGGAGGCCATCGCCGCACGTCAGGCCGGTATGGAGCTGATGGGCATCTCCTTGGTGACGAACCTCGCCGCCGGCATCCAGGAGACCCCGCTTTCCCATGCCGAGGTCATCGAGGCCGGAGTCGCGGCAGCCCCGCGCATCTCCGGGCTGCTCGCCGACATCGTCGCCAAACTCTGA